A part of Haliotis asinina isolate JCU_RB_2024 chromosome 10, JCU_Hal_asi_v2, whole genome shotgun sequence genomic DNA contains:
- the LOC137298289 gene encoding thyroid hormone receptor beta-like — MKQSYSVYPTSDDSVADISISPGFNLEQAIQGHASECSGQWSSGADDVAWGSVSMDSPSLSRDTSGDTDSSSTDGSTSGGSIRRKGVPYIPSYMDLTNGPEPCVVCSDAATGYHYRCMTCEGCKGFFRRTIQKNLKYHCKWNGNCVIDKTTRNQCQECRFQKCVRVGMATDLVLNEKQRKAKRKLIEENRERRKQDNIKGLRLDTPDNVPEHMSDRDRSLIADICGAYEATRIKTPNIRFPLPEYDTSQTSEAEAWQQLAEVMTPSIVKVVEFAKGVPGFVQLNVDDQILLLKSCCMEVMCLRAACRFDARTQALILPNGLTVHKSALHKGSLGVLVEPIFEFALGLAKLELDQTEVALLAAVLLMQSDRSGLKEPEAVEKLQDAILGAYKRYIAENRPHQPVHWAKVLMKVTDLRTISTRHAERVLCVRLESKGDIPPMFLEMFRENETDKS, encoded by the exons ATGAAACAGTCGTACTCTGTTTATCCAACAAGTGACGA cagtGTCGCTGACATAAGCATATCACCCGGTTTCAACCTGGAGCAAGCCATACAAGGCCACGCGAGCGAGTGCAGTGGACAGTGGTCAAGCGGAGCGGACGACGTTGCTTGGGGGAGTGTCAGTATGGATTCCCCCTCTCTGTCACGGGATACATCGGGGGACACGGACAGCAGCTCCACCGACGGATCCACCTCTGGGGGAAGCATCAGGCGGAAAG GTGTCCCTTACATTCCAAGTTATATGGACCTGACCAATGGGCCTGAGCCATGTGTTGTGTGTTCCGACGCCGCTACCGGGTACCACTACCGCTGCATGACATGTGAAGGCTGCAAG GGCTTTTTCCGACGAACTATTCAGAAGAATTTGAAATATCATTGTAAATGGAACGGAAATTGCGTCATTGACAAAACGACACGGAACCAGTGCCAAGAATGCCGTTTTCAGAAGTGTGTGAGGGTCGGCATGGCAACTGACT tGGTGTTAAACGAAAAACAACGAAAAGCTAAACGGAAACTGATCGAGGAGAATCGGGAACGCAGAAAACAGGACAACATAAAGGGTTTGAGACTGGACACTCCTGACAATGTCCCTGAGCACATGTCGGACAGGGACAGGTCGTTGATAGCAGACATTTGTGGAGCATACGAAGCCACACGGATCAAGACGCCCAACATCCGTTTTCCCCTG ccTGAGTACGATACCAGCCAGACCTCTGAGGCAGAAGCTTGGCAGCAGCTGGCGGAGGTGATGACACCGTCTATTGTCAAGGTTGTGGAGTTCGCCAAAGGAGTGCCAGGTTTTGTACAG CTGAACGTAGATGACCAGATTCTGCTTCTCAAGTCGTGCTGCATGGAGGTGATGTGTCTCCGGGCGGCTTGTAGGTTCGATGCCAGGACACAGGCCCTCATTCTACCCAACGGCCTCACTGTACACAAGTCGGCTCTTCACAAAGGCTCTCTTGGGGTGCTAGTGGAACCCATATTTGAGTTCGCTCTGGGACTGGCTAAATTAGAGCTCGACCAGACGGAGGTGGCGCTCCTGGCAGCTGTGTTGCTGATGCAGTCAG ATCGGTCCGGATTGAAAGAACCCGAAGCTGTAGAAAAATTACAAGATGCCATTTTGGGAGCATACAAGCGATACATTGCCGAAAATCGCCCACACCAACCAGTTCATTGGGCTAAAGTACTGATGAAGGTCACTGACCTACGCACTATCAGCACCAGGCACGCAGAACGCGTGTTGTGCGTGCGACTTGAATCTAAAGGGGATATACCACCGATGTTCTTAGAAATGTTCAGGGAGAACGAGACCGACAAATCCTGA